The following coding sequences lie in one Crassostrea angulata isolate pt1a10 chromosome 10, ASM2561291v2, whole genome shotgun sequence genomic window:
- the LOC128164785 gene encoding serine/arginine repetitive matrix protein 2-like: MVGCRYEKCFVSVLQKFLKKHEEEECEHREKLCSKVCGLMIPVRIYDGHDCVEELRKYSQEQYALVDTFKKKVTELNTLTEKLNQQIETLRQEIYSNRERSLSFDLLISSDSDLSINSLDDYSDYRSSDQDDQQHGMTFEEFDRQDRNFWRSLRDSRDRRRRRTRYQRDFSSHREGRDEHSGEIDVVNTPPRSPSSFHDRDETDVEVDVVNESDVDRNDLEHRSLFRSPRRSRYDRQWDDSSSNRSYIFGSSRARHTASYRMSPRSSPDRSMSPRSSPDRRRHSSGGYSSDRTLRRHSWSPTNSDRSQNRSSSSRSFRSSRSHSYSTVGSRTPHRRRRFLSSSRSRSRSSHSRSLSSRYFHSRSRSHSVDSNRSDFLSYHSSARSRTDTDSDADSHVSVTSSRYSHLQNYRNDDERRDSNQRRREAHDLSDRSEERYSSDDARHNTREWLPGRRNARRREDHGTTSSPRRPTREQKDNGPSQSPRRTTREHADNGTSQSPRRTRSRSTPDNRETDYSDIRHTVSNSGESIRENRQGEGSSNNTEVETKSPNKRKRKDSEGETCETKDSKRIKRDSTKSHSSACSSTASSTHQNKGEVNTLEQRPKSQRLRRSTVTSQRDCPLQDNRIENSALDTEDYNSDSDNTWEPGTSPEDSDVTSLSVYDSVSDMTSPSVYDSGSDYEVLIPKSAGQLLTEYASDDSDDSWHPEPS; encoded by the exons ATGGTGGGATGtagatatgaaaaatgtttcgTCTCTGTTTTGcaaaagtttttaaagaaacatgAGGAAGAAGAGTGTGAACACAGAGAGAAGTTGTGTTCCAAGGTTTGTGGCCTGATGATCCCTGTTCGCATCTATGATGGACATGACTGTGTGGAGGAACTGAGGAAGTACTCTCAAG aacaATATGCCCTGGTCGACACTTTTAAGAAAAAGGTGACAGAGCTCAATACACTGACAGAAAAATTGAACCAGCAGATTGAAACATTACGCCAAGAAATATATTCTAACCGAGAGAGAAGTCTATCATTTGACTTACTCATTTCCAGTGACTCTGATCTTTCGATTAATTCTCTGGATGACTACAGTGATTACAGGTCCTCGGATCAGGATGACCAACAACATGGAATGACGTTTGAAGAATTCGATCGTCAGGACAGAAATTTTTGGAGAAGCCTGCGAGACTCTAGGGACAGGAGAAGAAGGCGAACTAGATATCAAAGAGATTTCAGTTCTCATAGAGAGGGTAGAGACGAACATTCAGGGGAAATTGATGTTGTCAACACCCCGCCAAGATCTCCGTCCTCGTTTCATGACCGTGATGAGACTGACGTGGAAGTTGATGTTGTCAACGAATCGGATGTGGACAGAAATGATCTAGAACACCGCTCTTTATTTCGGTCGCCAAGACGATCTCGATATGACAGACAGTGGGATGACAGCTCTTCTAACAGGTCATACATTTTTGGATCTTCTCGGGCAAGACACACTGCTTCATATCGCATGTCCCCTAGATCTTCACCAGACAGAAGCATGTCCCCTAGATCTTCACCAGACAGAAGGAGGCATTCATCAGGAGGTTACAGCTCAGACAGAACACTCAGACGCCATAGCTGGAGTCCTACTAATAGTGACAGATCGCAGAACAGAAGTTCATCCAGTCGATCCTTTCGATCATCCAGAAGTCACAGTTATTCAACTGTTGGATCGAGGACGCCTCACCGAAGGCGAAGATTCCTTTCATCCTCAAGATCTCGCTCGAGATCTTCACATTCTAGATCACTGTCCTCAAGATATTTCCATTCTAGAAGCCGCAGTCACTCAGTAGATAGTAATAGAAGTGATTTCCTGTCTTACCACAGTTCTGCCAGAAGTAGGACCGACACAGACTCGGACGCAGATAGCCACGTCTCAGTTACAAGCTCGAGATACTCCCATCTTCAAAACTACAGGAATGATGATGAAAGAAGAGACAGCAATCAAAGGCGTAGAGAAGCGCATGACCTATCAGATAGAAGTGAAGAAAGATACAGTAGTGATGATGCTAGACACAATACAAGGGAATGGCTACCAGGCAGAAGAAATGCTAGGAGAAGGGAAGATCATGGCACAACTTCCTCCCCCAGAAGGCCCACTAGGGAACAGAAGGATAACGGCCCAAGTCAATCTCCCAGAAGAACCACAAGGGAGCATGCAGACAATGGCACAAGTCAGTCTCCTAGAAGGACACGATCAAGATCAACACCTGATAACAGGGAAACAGATTACTCTGATATCAGGCATACTGTTAGTAACTCTGGTGAATCTATCAGGGAAAACAGACAGGGTGAGGGGAGCTCAAATAATACTGAAGTGGAAACCAAATCTCCCAATAAACGAAAGAGAAAAGATTCTGAAGGCGAGACATGTGAAACTAAAGACTCAAAACGAATAAAGAGAGATTCAACAAAATCTCATAGTTCTGCATGCTCATCAACAGCTTCCTCCACACACCAAAATAAAGGGGAAGTTAACACTTTGGAGCAGCGGCCTAAAAGTCAAAGGTTAAGGCGCAGCACAGTTACATCGCAGAGAGACTGTCCGTTGCAGGACAATAGAATTGAGAATTCAGCGTTGGACACAGAGGACTACAATTCTGACAGTGACAACACCTGGGAGCCAGGAACATCGCCGGAGGATAGCGACGTGACATCCTTGTCAGTGTATGACAGTGTAAGTGACATGACATCACCGTCAGTTTATGACAGTGGCAGTGACTACGAGGTCCTTATCCCTAAATCAGCAGGCCAGCTCTTGACAGAGTATGCCTCTGATGACTCAGATGACAGCTGGCATCCAGAACCATCATAA